From a single Candidatus Brevundimonas phytovorans genomic region:
- the recG gene encoding ATP-dependent DNA helicase RecG, whose translation MRPEILFPLFADVSTLKGVGPRSAPLVHKLAGPLVRDVLFLSPSGIIQRRRTTAAAAVEGEIGVFDVLIDRLIPPHKIGAPLKMRASDETGFVHLIWFAGSPRHIESLAPRGERRLVTGKVERFNNEVQIAHPDYILPLDKADEIPLSEPVYPATQGLTSRVVRKLAQGALALAPELAEWQDAAWLAARRWPGWRAALETLHAPASEMDLTPEAPARQRLAYDELFAHQLALARRRRARQITPAARITAGEASRRMLAGLPFTLTGAQARAIEEIRGDLASGEQMGRLLQGDVGSGKTAVAALALADAASSGFQSALMAPTEILARQHYQRLGPMLEEAGIATILLTGRDTQAERRKRLAALASGEAQVAIGTHALFQDAVQFKRLALAVIDEQHRFGVNERQRLQAKGDPSLGGVHLLTMSATPIPRTLELTQYGELEVSRLMEKPPGRTPVATAVVPLVRIGEVAKRLKAAIDSGAQAYWICPLVAESEAIDLAAAEERANDLRRILQVEVGLAHGQMPGAEREAVMAEFAEGRIPLLVATTVVEVGVDVPNASIMVIEHADRFGLAQLHQLRGRVGRGAKSSTCILLYGGQDGALGETARERLETLRRTEDGFEIAEEDFRLRGGGDPLGLKQSGFPAYRFADPIKHRSLMLAASDDARLILGRDPDLASPRGEAVRVLESLFDWRTDRPSVD comes from the coding sequence ATGCGGCCCGAGATTCTCTTTCCCCTGTTTGCCGACGTCTCCACCCTGAAGGGCGTGGGGCCCAGAAGCGCGCCTCTCGTGCACAAGCTGGCGGGTCCGCTGGTGCGCGATGTCCTGTTCCTGTCGCCGTCCGGAATCATCCAGCGCCGCCGCACGACCGCCGCCGCCGCCGTCGAGGGCGAGATCGGCGTCTTCGACGTTCTGATCGACCGACTGATCCCGCCGCACAAGATCGGCGCCCCGCTGAAGATGCGAGCGTCAGACGAGACCGGATTCGTTCACCTGATCTGGTTCGCGGGTTCGCCGCGCCATATCGAGAGCCTGGCCCCGCGCGGCGAGCGGCGGCTGGTCACAGGCAAGGTCGAGCGCTTCAATAACGAGGTGCAGATCGCGCACCCCGACTACATCCTGCCGCTGGACAAGGCGGACGAGATTCCGCTGTCCGAACCCGTCTATCCGGCGACGCAGGGGCTGACCTCGCGGGTGGTGAGGAAGCTGGCGCAGGGCGCGCTGGCGTTGGCTCCAGAGTTGGCCGAGTGGCAGGACGCCGCCTGGCTGGCGGCCCGGCGCTGGCCCGGCTGGCGCGCGGCGCTGGAGACCCTGCACGCACCCGCGTCCGAAATGGACCTGACGCCTGAGGCGCCGGCGCGTCAGCGCCTGGCCTACGATGAACTGTTCGCCCACCAGTTGGCTCTCGCGCGACGACGCCGCGCGCGTCAGATCACACCGGCGGCGCGGATTACGGCGGGCGAGGCCTCGCGCCGGATGCTGGCCGGCCTGCCCTTCACCCTGACCGGCGCCCAGGCCCGCGCCATCGAGGAAATCCGCGGCGACCTGGCCTCGGGCGAGCAGATGGGTCGGCTGCTGCAAGGCGACGTGGGTTCGGGCAAGACCGCCGTCGCGGCCCTGGCCTTGGCCGACGCCGCCTCCAGCGGCTTCCAGTCCGCCCTGATGGCTCCGACTGAAATCCTGGCGCGTCAGCACTATCAACGCCTCGGCCCGATGCTGGAAGAAGCCGGGATAGCGACCATTCTGCTGACCGGCCGCGACACGCAAGCCGAGCGACGCAAACGGCTGGCGGCCTTGGCCTCCGGCGAGGCCCAGGTCGCCATTGGCACCCACGCCCTGTTCCAGGACGCAGTGCAGTTCAAACGCCTAGCCCTGGCCGTCATCGACGAACAGCACCGCTTCGGCGTCAATGAGCGCCAGAGACTTCAGGCCAAGGGCGACCCGAGCCTCGGCGGCGTCCATCTGCTCACCATGTCGGCCACCCCGATTCCGCGCACGCTGGAACTGACACAGTACGGCGAACTGGAAGTCAGCCGCCTGATGGAGAAACCGCCGGGCCGCACCCCGGTCGCCACCGCCGTGGTGCCTCTGGTCCGCATCGGCGAAGTGGCCAAGCGACTGAAGGCGGCGATCGACAGCGGCGCCCAGGCCTATTGGATATGCCCTCTGGTCGCCGAGTCCGAGGCCATCGATCTGGCCGCCGCCGAGGAACGCGCCAACGATCTGCGCCGCATCCTGCAGGTCGAGGTGGGCCTGGCTCACGGCCAGATGCCGGGCGCCGAGCGTGAGGCCGTCATGGCCGAGTTCGCGGAAGGGCGCATCCCGCTATTGGTCGCCACCACGGTCGTCGAGGTGGGCGTGGACGTGCCCAACGCCTCCATCATGGTCATCGAACACGCCGACCGCTTCGGTCTGGCCCAACTGCACCAACTGCGCGGTCGGGTCGGACGCGGGGCCAAGTCCAGCACCTGCATCCTGTTGTACGGCGGTCAGGACGGGGCGTTAGGAGAGACCGCGCGCGAGCGCCTGGAAACCCTGCGCCGCACCGAAGACGGCTTCGAGATCGCCGAGGAGGACTTCCGTCTGCGCGGCGGCGGCGATCCTCTGGGCCTGAAGCAAAGCGGCTTCCCCGCCTATCGCTTCGCCGACCCGATCAAGCACCGCTCGCTGATGCTGGCGGCGTCGGATG
- a CDS encoding succinate dehydrogenase assembly factor 2, which translates to MAEIDARPEDNLKHQRLGRISYRAWRRGFREADMVLGPFTDQVGPTLSDEELDQLETLLDEEDQYLYAWIIEKEPTPPEFDGPMLARIRTFMREHVAAEVAKGIG; encoded by the coding sequence GTGGCCGAAATTGACGCACGTCCAGAGGACAATCTGAAGCACCAGCGCCTGGGTCGGATCTCGTATCGCGCCTGGCGACGCGGCTTCCGCGAAGCCGACATGGTGCTGGGCCCCTTCACCGATCAGGTTGGACCGACGCTGAGCGACGAGGAGCTGGATCAGCTCGAGACCCTGCTGGATGAAGAGGATCAGTACCTCTACGCCTGGATCATCGAGAAGGAGCCGACGCCGCCGGAGTTCGACGGGCCGATGCTGGCGCGCATCCGGACTTTCATGCGCGAACACGTTGCGGCGGAAGTGGCCAAGGGTATCGGTTGA